In one Myotis daubentonii chromosome 1, mMyoDau2.1, whole genome shotgun sequence genomic region, the following are encoded:
- the SLC51B gene encoding organic solute transporter subunit beta has product MYPSQEQGVPRGEGVTGAPAGTAVPQELLEEMLWFFRVEDASPWNISIFALMGVVVVISMVLLGRSIKTNRKQKQLPREKPTPEVLTEAGTKDDNNLNILRESLLSEKLNLAEVDIELKERSIPAVFLTDPLASES; this is encoded by the exons ATGTACCCCAGCCAGGAGCAGGGCGTGCCCCGTGGTGAGGGGGTCACCGGAGCCCCAGCTGGCACTGCGGTGCCTCAGGAGCTGCTGGAAGAAATGCTTTGGTTTTTTCGGGTAGAAGATG catctcCTTGGAATATTTCCATCTTTGCCCTGATGGGTGTGGTGGTCGTGATAAGCATGGTCCTCCTGGGAAGGAGCATCAAGACGAACAG AAAGCAGAAGCAGCTGCCACGGGAAAAACCAACTCCAGAAGTCTTGACTGAGGCCGGAACCAAAGATGACAACAATCTGAACATCCTAAGAGAGTCTTTGCTCTCAGAAAAGCTAAACTTGGCCGAGGTGGACATTGAGTTAAAAGAGAGGAGCATACCAGCAGTCTTCCTTACAGATCCACTGGCATCCGAGAGCTag